From Candoia aspera isolate rCanAsp1 chromosome 8, rCanAsp1.hap2, whole genome shotgun sequence, a single genomic window includes:
- the CLCN3 gene encoding H(+)/Cl(-) exchange transporter 3 isoform X2, whose translation MEVSSDPYLPYDGGGDGIPLRELHKRAAGTHYTMTNGGNINSTTHLLDLLDEPIPGVGTYDDFHTIDWVREKCKDRERHRRINSKKKESAWEMTESLYDAWSGWLVVTLTGLASGALAGLIDIAADWMTDLKEGICLSALWFNHEQCCWASNETTFEERDKCPLWKTWAELIIGQAEGPGSYIMNYIMYIFWALSFAFLAVSLVKVFAPYACGSGIPEIKTILSGFIIRGYLGKWTLMIKTITLVLAVASGLSLGKEGPLVHVACCWGNIFSYLFPKYSTNEAKKREVLSAASAAGVSVAFGAPIGGVLFSLEEVSYYFPLKTLWRSFFAALVAAFVLRSINPFGNSRLVLFYVEYHTPWYLFELLPFILLGVFGGLWGAFFIRANIAWCRRRKSTKFGKYPVLEVIIVAAITAVIAFPNPYTRVNTSELIKELFTDCGPLESSSLCDYRNDMNVSKIVDDIPDRPAGTGVYSAIWQLCLALVFKIIMTVFTFGIKVPSGLFIPSMAIGAIAGRIVGIAVEQLAYYHHDWFIFKQWCEVGADCITPGLYAMVGAAACLGGVTRMTVSLVVIVFELTGGLEYIVPLMAAVMTSKWVGDAFGREGIYEAHIRLNGYPFLDAKEEFTHTTLAADVMRPRRNDAPLAVLTQDNMTVDDIENLINETSYNGFPVIMSKESQRLVGFALRRDLTIAIESARKKQEGIVGSSRVCFAQHTLSLSAESPRPLKLRSILDMSPFTVTDHTPMEIVVDIFRKLGLRQCLVTHNGIVLGIITKKNILEHLEQLKQHVEPLAPPWHHNKKRYPPTYGPDGKPRPRINNVQLNSITEEREESEEEVHLLNSTTL comes from the exons CTGCAGGAACTCATTATACAATGACAAATGGAGGCAATATTAACAGTACAACACATTTGCTGGATCTCCTCGATGAGCCCATTCCTGGAGTTGGAACTTATGATGACTTCCACACGATTGATTGGGTGCGAGAGAAGTgcaaagacagagagagacacagaagG ATCAATagcaagaaaaaagaatcagCATGGGAAATGACAGAGAGTTTGTATGATGCATGGTCAGGATGGCTGGTTGTGACATTAACTGGATTGGCATCAG GTGCTTTGGCTGGATTGATAGATATCGCTGCAGATTGGATGACTGATTTAAAGGAAGGCATTTGTCTCAGTGCCCTGTGGTTCAATCATGAACAGTGTTGCTGGGCATCTAATGAAACAACATTTGAAGAGAGAGACAAATGTCCATTGTGGAAAACATGGGCAGAATTAATAATTGGTCAAGCAGAG ggaCCAGGTTCCTATATAATGAACTACATAATGTACATTTTCTGGGCTTTGAGCTTTGCTTTCTTGGCAGTTTCTCTGGTGAAGGTGTTTGCCCCTTATGCTTGTGGATCAGGGATTCCAGAG ATCAAAACAATATTGAGTGGCTTTATCATTAGAGGGTATCTGGGCAAGTGGACATTAATGATAAAAACAATCACTTTGGTCTTGGCTGTAGCCTCAGGTTTGAGTTTAGGAAAAGAAGGTCCTCTTGTACATGTTGCGTGTTGCTGGGGAAACATCTTTTCATACCTCTTTCCGAAGTACAGTACAAATGAAGCAAAGAAAAGGGAG GTATTATCTGCTGCTTCAGCAGCTGGAGTATCAGTAGCATTTGGGGCCCCAATTGGAGGAGTTCTTTTCAGCCTAGAAGAA GTCAGTTATTATTTTCCATTGAAGACCTTGTGGAGATCATTTTTTGCTGCTTTGGTGGCTGCATTTGTTTTGAGATCCATCAATCCTTTTGGAAACAGTCGCCTTGTTCTTTTCTATGTCGAATACCACACTCCATGGTATCTATTTGAACTATTGCCCTTCATTCTTCTGGGTGTGTTTGGTGGACTGTGGGGAGCATTTTTCATCCGTGCCAACATCGCTTGGTGCCGTCGACGCAAATCAACCAAATTTGGAAAGTATCCAGTTCTTGAAGTTATTATTGTAGCAGCCATAACAGCTGTCATTGCTTTTCCAAACCCCTATACCAGAGTCAACACCAGTGAGCTAATTAAAGAACTTTTCACAGACTGTGGGCCTTTGGAGTCATCCTCCCTTTGTGATTATCGAAATGACATGAATGTCAGTAAAATAGTAGATGACATTCCTGACCGTCCAGCAGGCACTGGAGTATATTCAGCAATATGGCAGCTGTGCTTAGCTCTTGTATTTAAGATTATAATGACAGTTTTCACTTTTGGTATCAAG GTTCCATCAGGTTTGTTCATACCTAGTATGGCCATTGGAGCAATAGCTGGGAGAATTGTTGGAATTGCTGTGGAACAATTGGCTTATTATCATCATGACTGGTTTATCTTCAAGCAGTGGTGTGAGGTTGGAGCAGATTGTATAACTCCAGGCCTCTATGCTATGGTTGGTGCTGCTGCATGCTTAG GTGGTGTGACAAGGATGACTGTATCTCTAGTGGTTATTGTGTTTGAGTTAACAGGGGGACTAGAGTATATTGTACCCCTTATGGCTGCAGTAATGACGAGCAAATGGGTTGGAGATGCTTTTGGCAGAGAAGGCATCTATGAAGCACACATACGTCTGAATGGATATCCTTTCTTGGATGCTAAGGAAGAATTCACTCATACAACCCTGGCTGCTGATGTCATGAGACCTCGAAGAAATGATGCCCCATTGGCAGTATTAACACAGGATAATATGACTGTGGATGATATTGAAAATTTGATCAATGAAACCAGCTATAATGGTTTTCCTGTAATAATGTCAAAAGAATCCCAAAGACTAGTAGGATTTGCCCTAAGGAGAGATTTGACTATTGCAATAG AAAGTGCCAGAAAGAAACAAGAAGGCATTGTTGGCAGTTCCAGAGTCTGTTTTGCCCAGCATACCTTATCACTTTCAGCAGAAAGTCCTCGGCCTTTGAAGCTTAGAAGCATTCTTGATATGAGCCCTTTTACAGTTACAGATCACACACCAATGGAGATTGTGGTGGACATATTCCGCAAACTGGGCCTAAGGCAGTGTCTTGTAACACACAATGG GATTGTCTTGGGGATCATCACAAAGAAGAACATATTAGAGCATCTCGAGCAACTAAAGCAGCACGTCGAACCCTTG GCGCCTCCTTGGCATCATAACAAAAAAAGATATCCTCCGACATATGGCCCAGATGGCAAACCAAGACCCCGCATCAATAATGTTCAACTGAACTCAATAActgaggagagagaggaaagtgaagaagaggtTCATTTGCTGAACAGTACAACACTTTAA
- the CLCN3 gene encoding H(+)/Cl(-) exchange transporter 3 isoform X1, with translation MESEQLFHRGYYRNSYNSITSASSDEELLDGAGVIMDFQTTEDDNLLDGDICIAAGTHYTMTNGGNINSTTHLLDLLDEPIPGVGTYDDFHTIDWVREKCKDRERHRRINSKKKESAWEMTESLYDAWSGWLVVTLTGLASGALAGLIDIAADWMTDLKEGICLSALWFNHEQCCWASNETTFEERDKCPLWKTWAELIIGQAEGPGSYIMNYIMYIFWALSFAFLAVSLVKVFAPYACGSGIPEIKTILSGFIIRGYLGKWTLMIKTITLVLAVASGLSLGKEGPLVHVACCWGNIFSYLFPKYSTNEAKKREVLSAASAAGVSVAFGAPIGGVLFSLEEVSYYFPLKTLWRSFFAALVAAFVLRSINPFGNSRLVLFYVEYHTPWYLFELLPFILLGVFGGLWGAFFIRANIAWCRRRKSTKFGKYPVLEVIIVAAITAVIAFPNPYTRVNTSELIKELFTDCGPLESSSLCDYRNDMNVSKIVDDIPDRPAGTGVYSAIWQLCLALVFKIIMTVFTFGIKVPSGLFIPSMAIGAIAGRIVGIAVEQLAYYHHDWFIFKQWCEVGADCITPGLYAMVGAAACLGGVTRMTVSLVVIVFELTGGLEYIVPLMAAVMTSKWVGDAFGREGIYEAHIRLNGYPFLDAKEEFTHTTLAADVMRPRRNDAPLAVLTQDNMTVDDIENLINETSYNGFPVIMSKESQRLVGFALRRDLTIAIESARKKQEGIVGSSRVCFAQHTLSLSAESPRPLKLRSILDMSPFTVTDHTPMEIVVDIFRKLGLRQCLVTHNGIVLGIITKKNILEHLEQLKQHVEPLAPPWHHNKKRYPPTYGPDGKPRPRINNVQLNSITEEREESEEEVHLLNSTTL, from the exons CTGCAGGAACTCATTATACAATGACAAATGGAGGCAATATTAACAGTACAACACATTTGCTGGATCTCCTCGATGAGCCCATTCCTGGAGTTGGAACTTATGATGACTTCCACACGATTGATTGGGTGCGAGAGAAGTgcaaagacagagagagacacagaagG ATCAATagcaagaaaaaagaatcagCATGGGAAATGACAGAGAGTTTGTATGATGCATGGTCAGGATGGCTGGTTGTGACATTAACTGGATTGGCATCAG GTGCTTTGGCTGGATTGATAGATATCGCTGCAGATTGGATGACTGATTTAAAGGAAGGCATTTGTCTCAGTGCCCTGTGGTTCAATCATGAACAGTGTTGCTGGGCATCTAATGAAACAACATTTGAAGAGAGAGACAAATGTCCATTGTGGAAAACATGGGCAGAATTAATAATTGGTCAAGCAGAG ggaCCAGGTTCCTATATAATGAACTACATAATGTACATTTTCTGGGCTTTGAGCTTTGCTTTCTTGGCAGTTTCTCTGGTGAAGGTGTTTGCCCCTTATGCTTGTGGATCAGGGATTCCAGAG ATCAAAACAATATTGAGTGGCTTTATCATTAGAGGGTATCTGGGCAAGTGGACATTAATGATAAAAACAATCACTTTGGTCTTGGCTGTAGCCTCAGGTTTGAGTTTAGGAAAAGAAGGTCCTCTTGTACATGTTGCGTGTTGCTGGGGAAACATCTTTTCATACCTCTTTCCGAAGTACAGTACAAATGAAGCAAAGAAAAGGGAG GTATTATCTGCTGCTTCAGCAGCTGGAGTATCAGTAGCATTTGGGGCCCCAATTGGAGGAGTTCTTTTCAGCCTAGAAGAA GTCAGTTATTATTTTCCATTGAAGACCTTGTGGAGATCATTTTTTGCTGCTTTGGTGGCTGCATTTGTTTTGAGATCCATCAATCCTTTTGGAAACAGTCGCCTTGTTCTTTTCTATGTCGAATACCACACTCCATGGTATCTATTTGAACTATTGCCCTTCATTCTTCTGGGTGTGTTTGGTGGACTGTGGGGAGCATTTTTCATCCGTGCCAACATCGCTTGGTGCCGTCGACGCAAATCAACCAAATTTGGAAAGTATCCAGTTCTTGAAGTTATTATTGTAGCAGCCATAACAGCTGTCATTGCTTTTCCAAACCCCTATACCAGAGTCAACACCAGTGAGCTAATTAAAGAACTTTTCACAGACTGTGGGCCTTTGGAGTCATCCTCCCTTTGTGATTATCGAAATGACATGAATGTCAGTAAAATAGTAGATGACATTCCTGACCGTCCAGCAGGCACTGGAGTATATTCAGCAATATGGCAGCTGTGCTTAGCTCTTGTATTTAAGATTATAATGACAGTTTTCACTTTTGGTATCAAG GTTCCATCAGGTTTGTTCATACCTAGTATGGCCATTGGAGCAATAGCTGGGAGAATTGTTGGAATTGCTGTGGAACAATTGGCTTATTATCATCATGACTGGTTTATCTTCAAGCAGTGGTGTGAGGTTGGAGCAGATTGTATAACTCCAGGCCTCTATGCTATGGTTGGTGCTGCTGCATGCTTAG GTGGTGTGACAAGGATGACTGTATCTCTAGTGGTTATTGTGTTTGAGTTAACAGGGGGACTAGAGTATATTGTACCCCTTATGGCTGCAGTAATGACGAGCAAATGGGTTGGAGATGCTTTTGGCAGAGAAGGCATCTATGAAGCACACATACGTCTGAATGGATATCCTTTCTTGGATGCTAAGGAAGAATTCACTCATACAACCCTGGCTGCTGATGTCATGAGACCTCGAAGAAATGATGCCCCATTGGCAGTATTAACACAGGATAATATGACTGTGGATGATATTGAAAATTTGATCAATGAAACCAGCTATAATGGTTTTCCTGTAATAATGTCAAAAGAATCCCAAAGACTAGTAGGATTTGCCCTAAGGAGAGATTTGACTATTGCAATAG AAAGTGCCAGAAAGAAACAAGAAGGCATTGTTGGCAGTTCCAGAGTCTGTTTTGCCCAGCATACCTTATCACTTTCAGCAGAAAGTCCTCGGCCTTTGAAGCTTAGAAGCATTCTTGATATGAGCCCTTTTACAGTTACAGATCACACACCAATGGAGATTGTGGTGGACATATTCCGCAAACTGGGCCTAAGGCAGTGTCTTGTAACACACAATGG GATTGTCTTGGGGATCATCACAAAGAAGAACATATTAGAGCATCTCGAGCAACTAAAGCAGCACGTCGAACCCTTG GCGCCTCCTTGGCATCATAACAAAAAAAGATATCCTCCGACATATGGCCCAGATGGCAAACCAAGACCCCGCATCAATAATGTTCAACTGAACTCAATAActgaggagagagaggaaagtgaagaagaggtTCATTTGCTGAACAGTACAACACTTTAA
- the CLCN3 gene encoding H(+)/Cl(-) exchange transporter 3 isoform X3 has protein sequence MESEQLFHRGYYRNSYNSITSASSDEELLDGAGVIMDFQTTEDDNLLDGDICIAAGTHYTMTNGGNINSTTHLLDLLDEPIPGVGTYDDFHTIDWVREKCKDRERHRRINSKKKESAWEMTESLYDAWSGWLVVTLTGLASGALAGLIDIAADWMTDLKEGICLSALWFNHEQCCWASNETTFEERDKCPLWKTWAELIIGQAEGPGSYIMNYIMYIFWALSFAFLAVSLVKVFAPYACGSGIPEIKTILSGFIIRGYLGKWTLMIKTITLVLAVASGLSLGKEGPLVHVACCWGNIFSYLFPKYSTNEAKKREVLSAASAAGVSVAFGAPIGGVLFSLEEVSYYFPLKTLWRSFFAALVAAFVLRSINPFGNSRLVLFYVEYHTPWYLFELLPFILLGVFGGLWGAFFIRANIAWCRRRKSTKFGKYPVLEVIIVAAITAVIAFPNPYTRVNTSELIKELFTDCGPLESSSLCDYRNDMNVSKIVDDIPDRPAGTGVYSAIWQLCLALVFKIIMTVFTFGIKVPSGLFIPSMAIGAIAGRIVGIAVEQLAYYHHDWFIFKQWCEVGADCITPGLYAMVGAAACLGGVTRMTVSLVVIVFELTGGLEYIVPLMAAVMTSKWVGDAFGREGIYEAHIRLNGYPFLDAKEEFTHTTLAADVMRPRRNDAPLAVLTQDNMTVDDIENLINETSYNGFPVIMSKESQRLVGFALRRDLTIAIESARKKQEGIVGSSRVCFAQHTLSLSAESPRPLKLRSILDMSPFTVTDHTPMEIVVDIFRKLGLRQCLVTHNGRLLGIITKKDILRHMAQMANQDPASIMFN, from the exons CTGCAGGAACTCATTATACAATGACAAATGGAGGCAATATTAACAGTACAACACATTTGCTGGATCTCCTCGATGAGCCCATTCCTGGAGTTGGAACTTATGATGACTTCCACACGATTGATTGGGTGCGAGAGAAGTgcaaagacagagagagacacagaagG ATCAATagcaagaaaaaagaatcagCATGGGAAATGACAGAGAGTTTGTATGATGCATGGTCAGGATGGCTGGTTGTGACATTAACTGGATTGGCATCAG GTGCTTTGGCTGGATTGATAGATATCGCTGCAGATTGGATGACTGATTTAAAGGAAGGCATTTGTCTCAGTGCCCTGTGGTTCAATCATGAACAGTGTTGCTGGGCATCTAATGAAACAACATTTGAAGAGAGAGACAAATGTCCATTGTGGAAAACATGGGCAGAATTAATAATTGGTCAAGCAGAG ggaCCAGGTTCCTATATAATGAACTACATAATGTACATTTTCTGGGCTTTGAGCTTTGCTTTCTTGGCAGTTTCTCTGGTGAAGGTGTTTGCCCCTTATGCTTGTGGATCAGGGATTCCAGAG ATCAAAACAATATTGAGTGGCTTTATCATTAGAGGGTATCTGGGCAAGTGGACATTAATGATAAAAACAATCACTTTGGTCTTGGCTGTAGCCTCAGGTTTGAGTTTAGGAAAAGAAGGTCCTCTTGTACATGTTGCGTGTTGCTGGGGAAACATCTTTTCATACCTCTTTCCGAAGTACAGTACAAATGAAGCAAAGAAAAGGGAG GTATTATCTGCTGCTTCAGCAGCTGGAGTATCAGTAGCATTTGGGGCCCCAATTGGAGGAGTTCTTTTCAGCCTAGAAGAA GTCAGTTATTATTTTCCATTGAAGACCTTGTGGAGATCATTTTTTGCTGCTTTGGTGGCTGCATTTGTTTTGAGATCCATCAATCCTTTTGGAAACAGTCGCCTTGTTCTTTTCTATGTCGAATACCACACTCCATGGTATCTATTTGAACTATTGCCCTTCATTCTTCTGGGTGTGTTTGGTGGACTGTGGGGAGCATTTTTCATCCGTGCCAACATCGCTTGGTGCCGTCGACGCAAATCAACCAAATTTGGAAAGTATCCAGTTCTTGAAGTTATTATTGTAGCAGCCATAACAGCTGTCATTGCTTTTCCAAACCCCTATACCAGAGTCAACACCAGTGAGCTAATTAAAGAACTTTTCACAGACTGTGGGCCTTTGGAGTCATCCTCCCTTTGTGATTATCGAAATGACATGAATGTCAGTAAAATAGTAGATGACATTCCTGACCGTCCAGCAGGCACTGGAGTATATTCAGCAATATGGCAGCTGTGCTTAGCTCTTGTATTTAAGATTATAATGACAGTTTTCACTTTTGGTATCAAG GTTCCATCAGGTTTGTTCATACCTAGTATGGCCATTGGAGCAATAGCTGGGAGAATTGTTGGAATTGCTGTGGAACAATTGGCTTATTATCATCATGACTGGTTTATCTTCAAGCAGTGGTGTGAGGTTGGAGCAGATTGTATAACTCCAGGCCTCTATGCTATGGTTGGTGCTGCTGCATGCTTAG GTGGTGTGACAAGGATGACTGTATCTCTAGTGGTTATTGTGTTTGAGTTAACAGGGGGACTAGAGTATATTGTACCCCTTATGGCTGCAGTAATGACGAGCAAATGGGTTGGAGATGCTTTTGGCAGAGAAGGCATCTATGAAGCACACATACGTCTGAATGGATATCCTTTCTTGGATGCTAAGGAAGAATTCACTCATACAACCCTGGCTGCTGATGTCATGAGACCTCGAAGAAATGATGCCCCATTGGCAGTATTAACACAGGATAATATGACTGTGGATGATATTGAAAATTTGATCAATGAAACCAGCTATAATGGTTTTCCTGTAATAATGTCAAAAGAATCCCAAAGACTAGTAGGATTTGCCCTAAGGAGAGATTTGACTATTGCAATAG AAAGTGCCAGAAAGAAACAAGAAGGCATTGTTGGCAGTTCCAGAGTCTGTTTTGCCCAGCATACCTTATCACTTTCAGCAGAAAGTCCTCGGCCTTTGAAGCTTAGAAGCATTCTTGATATGAGCCCTTTTACAGTTACAGATCACACACCAATGGAGATTGTGGTGGACATATTCCGCAAACTGGGCCTAAGGCAGTGTCTTGTAACACACAATGG GCGCCTCCTTGGCATCATAACAAAAAAAGATATCCTCCGACATATGGCCCAGATGGCAAACCAAGACCCCGCATCAATAATGTTCAACTGA
- the CLCN3 gene encoding H(+)/Cl(-) exchange transporter 3 isoform X4: protein MEVSSDPYLPYDGGGDGIPLRELHKRAAGTHYTMTNGGNINSTTHLLDLLDEPIPGVGTYDDFHTIDWVREKCKDRERHRRINSKKKESAWEMTESLYDAWSGWLVVTLTGLASGALAGLIDIAADWMTDLKEGICLSALWFNHEQCCWASNETTFEERDKCPLWKTWAELIIGQAEGPGSYIMNYIMYIFWALSFAFLAVSLVKVFAPYACGSGIPEIKTILSGFIIRGYLGKWTLMIKTITLVLAVASGLSLGKEGPLVHVACCWGNIFSYLFPKYSTNEAKKREVLSAASAAGVSVAFGAPIGGVLFSLEEVSYYFPLKTLWRSFFAALVAAFVLRSINPFGNSRLVLFYVEYHTPWYLFELLPFILLGVFGGLWGAFFIRANIAWCRRRKSTKFGKYPVLEVIIVAAITAVIAFPNPYTRVNTSELIKELFTDCGPLESSSLCDYRNDMNVSKIVDDIPDRPAGTGVYSAIWQLCLALVFKIIMTVFTFGIKVPSGLFIPSMAIGAIAGRIVGIAVEQLAYYHHDWFIFKQWCEVGADCITPGLYAMVGAAACLGGVTRMTVSLVVIVFELTGGLEYIVPLMAAVMTSKWVGDAFGREGIYEAHIRLNGYPFLDAKEEFTHTTLAADVMRPRRNDAPLAVLTQDNMTVDDIENLINETSYNGFPVIMSKESQRLVGFALRRDLTIAIESARKKQEGIVGSSRVCFAQHTLSLSAESPRPLKLRSILDMSPFTVTDHTPMEIVVDIFRKLGLRQCLVTHNGRLLGIITKKDILRHMAQMANQDPASIMFN, encoded by the exons CTGCAGGAACTCATTATACAATGACAAATGGAGGCAATATTAACAGTACAACACATTTGCTGGATCTCCTCGATGAGCCCATTCCTGGAGTTGGAACTTATGATGACTTCCACACGATTGATTGGGTGCGAGAGAAGTgcaaagacagagagagacacagaagG ATCAATagcaagaaaaaagaatcagCATGGGAAATGACAGAGAGTTTGTATGATGCATGGTCAGGATGGCTGGTTGTGACATTAACTGGATTGGCATCAG GTGCTTTGGCTGGATTGATAGATATCGCTGCAGATTGGATGACTGATTTAAAGGAAGGCATTTGTCTCAGTGCCCTGTGGTTCAATCATGAACAGTGTTGCTGGGCATCTAATGAAACAACATTTGAAGAGAGAGACAAATGTCCATTGTGGAAAACATGGGCAGAATTAATAATTGGTCAAGCAGAG ggaCCAGGTTCCTATATAATGAACTACATAATGTACATTTTCTGGGCTTTGAGCTTTGCTTTCTTGGCAGTTTCTCTGGTGAAGGTGTTTGCCCCTTATGCTTGTGGATCAGGGATTCCAGAG ATCAAAACAATATTGAGTGGCTTTATCATTAGAGGGTATCTGGGCAAGTGGACATTAATGATAAAAACAATCACTTTGGTCTTGGCTGTAGCCTCAGGTTTGAGTTTAGGAAAAGAAGGTCCTCTTGTACATGTTGCGTGTTGCTGGGGAAACATCTTTTCATACCTCTTTCCGAAGTACAGTACAAATGAAGCAAAGAAAAGGGAG GTATTATCTGCTGCTTCAGCAGCTGGAGTATCAGTAGCATTTGGGGCCCCAATTGGAGGAGTTCTTTTCAGCCTAGAAGAA GTCAGTTATTATTTTCCATTGAAGACCTTGTGGAGATCATTTTTTGCTGCTTTGGTGGCTGCATTTGTTTTGAGATCCATCAATCCTTTTGGAAACAGTCGCCTTGTTCTTTTCTATGTCGAATACCACACTCCATGGTATCTATTTGAACTATTGCCCTTCATTCTTCTGGGTGTGTTTGGTGGACTGTGGGGAGCATTTTTCATCCGTGCCAACATCGCTTGGTGCCGTCGACGCAAATCAACCAAATTTGGAAAGTATCCAGTTCTTGAAGTTATTATTGTAGCAGCCATAACAGCTGTCATTGCTTTTCCAAACCCCTATACCAGAGTCAACACCAGTGAGCTAATTAAAGAACTTTTCACAGACTGTGGGCCTTTGGAGTCATCCTCCCTTTGTGATTATCGAAATGACATGAATGTCAGTAAAATAGTAGATGACATTCCTGACCGTCCAGCAGGCACTGGAGTATATTCAGCAATATGGCAGCTGTGCTTAGCTCTTGTATTTAAGATTATAATGACAGTTTTCACTTTTGGTATCAAG GTTCCATCAGGTTTGTTCATACCTAGTATGGCCATTGGAGCAATAGCTGGGAGAATTGTTGGAATTGCTGTGGAACAATTGGCTTATTATCATCATGACTGGTTTATCTTCAAGCAGTGGTGTGAGGTTGGAGCAGATTGTATAACTCCAGGCCTCTATGCTATGGTTGGTGCTGCTGCATGCTTAG GTGGTGTGACAAGGATGACTGTATCTCTAGTGGTTATTGTGTTTGAGTTAACAGGGGGACTAGAGTATATTGTACCCCTTATGGCTGCAGTAATGACGAGCAAATGGGTTGGAGATGCTTTTGGCAGAGAAGGCATCTATGAAGCACACATACGTCTGAATGGATATCCTTTCTTGGATGCTAAGGAAGAATTCACTCATACAACCCTGGCTGCTGATGTCATGAGACCTCGAAGAAATGATGCCCCATTGGCAGTATTAACACAGGATAATATGACTGTGGATGATATTGAAAATTTGATCAATGAAACCAGCTATAATGGTTTTCCTGTAATAATGTCAAAAGAATCCCAAAGACTAGTAGGATTTGCCCTAAGGAGAGATTTGACTATTGCAATAG AAAGTGCCAGAAAGAAACAAGAAGGCATTGTTGGCAGTTCCAGAGTCTGTTTTGCCCAGCATACCTTATCACTTTCAGCAGAAAGTCCTCGGCCTTTGAAGCTTAGAAGCATTCTTGATATGAGCCCTTTTACAGTTACAGATCACACACCAATGGAGATTGTGGTGGACATATTCCGCAAACTGGGCCTAAGGCAGTGTCTTGTAACACACAATGG GCGCCTCCTTGGCATCATAACAAAAAAAGATATCCTCCGACATATGGCCCAGATGGCAAACCAAGACCCCGCATCAATAATGTTCAACTGA